A single Phoenix dactylifera cultivar Barhee BC4 chromosome 1, palm_55x_up_171113_PBpolish2nd_filt_p, whole genome shotgun sequence DNA region contains:
- the LOC103710966 gene encoding 65-kDa microtubule-associated protein 5-like: MLFGFGAIGFKIMYGRPHGPHPNLPFSSAVVAPTPAPPLSVLFPIKGLGRPLSSKVCAVSLEKGRRMSGLQLRSSGRAEFTSCGSLLQQLQDLWDEIGESDHERDKMILQLEQECLDVYRRKVDQARKHKENLHQTLAEGEAEMSNLISTLGERESFVRLEKSKGTLKEQVAAIRPLLDDLRRIREERVKEFSDVQVQIMQICAEIAGNTYQGSYPQVDERDLTLKRLGELKSQLQELQKDKNLRLQKVNVHIKTIHELSSVMAVDFNKMLCEVHPSFIDCANSHFKNISNETLARLAGTVHSLKQEKKQKLRKLQDLGSTFIELWNLMDTPVDVQKKFDHVTCLISASVDTVLDQGSLSLDVIEQAEHEVERLNILKISKMKELILKKQNELEEIYRAVHMDVDGDAAQGMLLSLIESGKVDLSELFSNMDDQIATAKEQALSRKDILEKVEKWVFASEEEKWLDDYERDQNRYNAGRGAHKNLKRAEKARVLVSKIPSLIENLSAKIKAWEKEKGIPFMYDKVRLLGTLEEYTMLRQQREEEKRRSREQKRLQEQFAAEHEALFGSKPSPMRQLTVKKPLGQSSNVNTVSGTPTSRRVSTPLARHGISSSSKDKRECGKKTAMVPVNFVALPKDDPTQNNSAIVSP; the protein is encoded by the exons ATGCTCTTCGGTTTTGGCGCCATCGGTTTCAAAATTATGTACGGGCGGCCCCACGGCCCCCACCCAAACCTTCCATTCTCGTCGGCGGTCGTCGCTCCGACTCCGGCCCCACCTCTCTCCGTTCTTTTCCCCATAAAAGGGCTCGGACGACCTCTGAGTTCTAAGGTTTGCGCTGTCTCCTTGGAGAAGGGAAGGAGAATGTCTGGTCTCCAGTTGCGATCCTCCGGTCGAGCGGAGTTCACTTCGTGCGGATCTTTGCTCCAGCAACTACAG GATTTATGGGATGAAATAGGGGAGAGTGACCATGAAAGGGATAAGATGATACTGCAGCTTGAACAAGAATGCCTCGACGTATACAGAAGGAAAGTTGACCAAGCCAGAAAGCACAAGGAAAATTTGCATCAGACCTTAGCTGAAGGTGAAGCTGAAATGTCTAATCTCATCTCGACACTTGGAGAGCGTGAGTCTTTTGTGCGG TTAGAAAAATCAAAAGGCACACTCAAAGAACAGGTTGCTGCGATAAGACCTTTATTGGATGACTTGAGGCGGATAAGAGAGGAAAGAGTCAAGGAATTTTCAGATGTTCAGGTGCAGATCATGCAGATATGTGCAGAAATAGCTGGAAACACCTATCAGGGGAGTTATCCCCAAGTGGATGAGCGAGATTTGACTCTGAAGAGGCTTGGAGAGTTGAAATCTCAGCTTCAGGAGCTTCAGAAAGATAAG AACCTCCGGTTGCAGAAGGTTAATGTCCATATCAAAACAATACATGAACTGTCATCTGTGATGGCTGTGGATTTCAATAAAATGCTCTGCGAAGTTCATCCGAGCTTCATTGATTGTGCAAATAGCCATTTTAAGAATATTAGCAATGAAACCCTCGCTAGATTGGCAGGAACTGTTCATTCACTAAAGCAAGAGAAGAAACAGAAGCTACGAAAG CTTCAAGATCTAGGGAGCACATTCATTGAGTTGTGGAACCTCATGGATACACCAGTGgatgtgcaaaaaaaatttgaccATGTGACATGCTTGATTTCAGCATCTGTTGATACAGTATTAGATCAAGGATCCCTTTCACTTGATGTCATTGAGCAG GCTGAACATGAAGTTGAAAGACTAAACATTCTAAAAATTAGCAAAATGAAAGAGCTTATCTTGAAGAAGCAaaatgagcttgaagaaatctACAGAGCTGTTCACATGGATGTTGATGGTGATGCAGCACAAGGGATGCTTCTCAGCCTCATTGAATCTG GGAAAGTAGATCTCTCTGAGCTTTTCTCAAACATGGACGATCAGATTGCGACAGCCAAAGAGCAAGCTCTAAGCAGGAAAGACATTTTGGAGAAGGTGGAGAAATGGGTGTTTGCATCTGAGGAAGAGAAATGGCTTGATGACTATGAGAGG GATCAAAATCGTTATAATGCTGGTCGAGGAGCACATAAGAATCTGAAGCGTGCAGAAAAAGCTCGGGTACTTGTTAGCAAAATACCCT CCTTGATAGAGAACCTTTCTGCAAAAATAAAAGCCTGGGAGAAGGAAAAAGGGATCCCGTTCATGTATGACAAG GTAAGATTGCTAGGTACCTTGGAAGAATATACTATGCTCAGGCagcagagagaggaggagaagcggCGATCACGG GAACAAAAGAGACTGCAGGAGCAGTTTGCTGCAGAACATGAAGCACTGTTTGGGAGTAAGCCCAGCCCAATGCGGCAGTTAACAGTGAAGAAGCCTTTGGGTCAGAGCTCCAATGTGAACACGGTAAGCGGTACACCGACTTCTCGCCGTGTCTCGACACCTTTGGCTCGGCATGGGATCTCATCATCAAGCAAGGATAAAAGGGAGTGTGGAAAGAAAACTGCAATGGTACCTGTGAACTTTGTTGCCCTTCCAAAGGATGACCCTACACAGAATAATTCGGCAATTGTATCACCTTGA